In one window of Brassica rapa cultivar Chiifu-401-42 chromosome A07, CAAS_Brap_v3.01, whole genome shotgun sequence DNA:
- the LOC103828696 gene encoding probable magnesium transporter NIPA1, whose product MDQMSSDNINGLILAVSSSIFIGSSFIIKKKGLKKAGASGVRAGEGGHGYLYEPWWWAGMITMIVGEVANFAAYAFAPAILVTPLGALSIIFSAVLAHFILQEKLHIFGVLGCVLCVVGSTTIVLHAPHEQEIKSVKQVWKLAIEPGFLVYSAVILIVVLVLIFYYEPRYGKTHLIVYVGICSLMGSLTVMSVKAVAIAIKLTFSEMNQFKYFQTWIFIIVVTVCCILQINYLNKALDTFNTAVISPVYYVMFTTFTIIASMIMFKDWASQSGLKIATQLCGFVTILSGTFLLHKTKDMGNSASGRGASSTPRDNPVFTSPGSGRSSTSDKIAS is encoded by the exons ATGGATCAGATGTCATCTGATAACATAAATGGACTCATATTAGCAGTCTCCTCAAGTATCTTCATCGGCTCTAGCTTCATCATCAAGAAAAAAGGTCTCAAGAAGGCTGGTGCATCCGGAGTCCGCGCAG GTGAAGGAGGGCATGGATACTTGTATGAACCATGGTGGTGGGCTGGAATGATTACAA TGATTGTTGGGGAAGTAGCCAATTTTGCAGCATATGCATTTGCACCTGCTATTCTAGTCACACCTTTGGGAGCTCTTAGTATTATATTCAG TGCAGTGCTAGCTCATTTCATTTTGCAAGAGAAACTTCACATATTCGGAGTGCTTGGTTGCGTTCTCTGTGTTGTTGGGTCTACAACGATCGTCTTACACGCCCCTCACGAGCAGGAAATAAAATCTGTCAAGCAAGTTTGGAAGCTTGCTATTGAACCAG GCTTTCTAGTCTACTCTGCTGTGATCTTGATTGTGGTGCTTGTACTCATCTTCTACTATGAACCTCGCTATGGGAAGACTCATTTGATAGTTTATGTTGGAATCTGCTCTTTAATGGGTTCTCTCACT GTTATGAGTGTGAAAGCTGTGGCCATCGCCATAAAGCTGACGTTTTCAGAGATGAATCAGTTCAAATACTTCCAAACTTGGATTTTTATTATAGTAGTCACGGTTTGTTGCATCTTGCAAATCAATTACTTGAACAAG GCATTGGATACGTTCAACACAGCGGTTATTTCTCCGGTTTACTACGTTATGTTCACAACTTTCACCATTATAGCTAGTATGATCATGTTCAag GACTGGGCTTCGCAGAGCGGGTTAAAGATCGCTACACAACTGTGCGGTTTTGTGACTATTTTGTCAGGAACGTTTCTGCTTCATAAGACTAAAGATATGGGAAACAGTGCAAGTGGTCGTGGAGC